The DNA region CTGGACAGTTTCTGACCTGCCCTTTTTGGACGCGGCAAGGCTACGTCTTGGCGACCCGGAAGCATCACGGCGCAGGCAGCGTCAAGCAGCGACTGCCGCATTCGAGCGAGAGCGGATGTCCGACGTCGTCAGCGATTTGATCTCGAGCGACGATTCGGCCCTTGGAGTGATGTCGATGTTGCGTGGTCAGGATTTACGAGCTGCACTGGTAGACGATTCGTCGGTGCCCGCGGCGGACCCTGATCTGCTTGCTGGGCCTTTTGCCCATATCGTGGTTGACGAAGCGCAAGAGCTAACTGACGCGCAATGGCAAATGCTGCTCCGGCGATGTCCCTCGCGAAGCTTCACGATTGTGGGAGACCGCGCTCAGGCCAGACACGGATTCACCGAGTCTTGGCAGGAGCGTCTTGAGCGGGTCGGGTTCGACCGGATCGAAATGGCAACTCTGAGCATCAATTACCGCACGCCACAAGAGGTCATGAGCGAGGCCGAGCCGGTGATTAGAGCGGTTCTTCCAGATGCCAATGTGCCCAGGTCGATCCGTAGTAATGGAATCCCGGTACAGCATGGTCAAGTAGCCGAGCTGGAAGCGATCCTTGATGCTTGTTTTGCCAAACATGCAGAAGGCGTCGCGTGCGTCATTGGCGACTCGCGCTTTGTCGCGAGCCCTCGGGTGCGATCCTTGACGCCTGAATTGGCAAAGGGACTCGAATTCGACTTGGTGATCTTGGTCGATCCGGAGTCGTTTGGCGAAGGCATAGAGGGTGCGGTAGATAGCTACGTCGCAATGACCAGAGCTACACAACAGCTGGTGATCCTCACGAGTTGAAACCCCGTTGAGGGGTCGTGAAGTGACGCTAATATGGGCGGTTAGCGTCACTTCACGACCCTTCAACGGGTGCAGTCTGCTGGGCACGATTTGGGCTCGGCGCTGACATTCGCGATCGCATTGAATCTTGGCGCAGTCGGTGGATCTTTGATTTCGGCACCTTTGGCGGATCGATTCGGACCGATGCGAGTGGCTGCCGTTACTGCCGCGTGTGCCGCCGTCGCACTGCTTTTATTGTTGCTAAACCCGCCTACGGCAGTCGTCTATGCGCTGTTTGTCGTCGCTGGTATTGGCACACACGGAACTCAGTGTCTACTTTTGGCGGCGATCGCCACTCACTATCCGAGTCGACTACGTGGCACTGCGCTGGGCTGGGCGCTGGGTATCGGTCGAATTGGTGCCGTAGCAGCTCCGCAAATTGGCGGCCTAACTATTGGCCCTCAACCTGGGTGTGAATTCGAACTACGTAGCCTTCGCATTCGGCGCGGGTCTAGCTTCAATCGCGCTGATATTTCTGCTTGCGAAGTTTGGGCGACCAACTAACCTCGCGCGATAGCTGCGGCGAGCACCGGGGCCAAGCGCCGGACACCTTCGCGAATGCTTTCTGAGTTCACCGCGCTGAAGGCTAAGCGTAAGGAGTTGCTTTGCTCGGTGCCGGTAAACGCCGCTCCTGGTACAAAAACCACTCCTGCTTCGATGCCCTCGTGCAGTAGCGGGTACGTATCGATGCCCTCGGGCAGGGTTAGCCAGATGAAGAAGCCGCCGGCCGGCCGGTTCCACTGCACGCCGGCAGGCATGTGTTCTTCCAGCGCTTCGAGCATCGTCTCGCAGCGCTCGCGATACAGGGAACGGTACTGCTCGATCTGGCCCTTCCAGTCATAATCTCGAAGATATGCCGAAACAAGCATTTGATTGAACGATGGCGGGCAGAGCGTCACTGCCTCGCTCGCCAAGTAGAAGCGCTGCTTGAGTTCAGTCGGCACAAGTGCCCAACCGATTCGGAGCCCAGGCGCAAAAATCTTAGAAAAGGAGCCCAAGTAGAGCACGTTGTGCGCGTCTCTAGCGCGCAGCGGCGCCAAGGGTTCGCCGTCGAATTTCAACAGGCCATACGGGTTGTCTTCCACAATCAAAACATGCGCCTCGCGGCATATGTCAATGATTTCTTGCCGACGCTCTTCGGTGAGCATTGCCCCGGATGGATTATTGAAGTTAGGGATGGTGTAAAGGAATTTCACCTTTTTGCCGGCGGCCTGCAGCCGGGTCAAGTTTTCTCGAAGGGAGCTGGGTACTAGGCCGTCGCCGTCGACTGCGACCGGTACAACTTCCACTTCGTATGCCTCAAAAGTGTTTAAGGCACCGACATATGTGGGGTCTTCGACCAAGATGACATCGCCTGGATCACAAAAAACCTTGGCGGCCACGTCCTGGGCGGACTGCGACCCTGCGGTCACCACTACATTGTCTGGGTCGGCATCAATAATGCCTTCCGCAGCCATCACCTCGCAGATCTGCTCGCGCAGCTCCCGCGTACCTTGTCCGCCGCCATACTGAAGCGCCTCAAGCCCTTGATCAGCAATGATTTTAGCGGCAGTCTGGCCAAGTTTCTCTAGTGGAAGCGATTGCAGATACGGGTTTCCGCCAGCCAGCGAGATGAGTCCCGGCTGCATCGATATTTCGAAGACATCTCGAACCGCGGACTGCTTAATATTTGCAGCGCGTCGTGAGAATAGATCAGTCAGCGAGTCAGCGGGTTCCATGGTGTGAGTCACATTTTCCAGCATAGCCCGTGAAGTTCACTAATGGTCAACAAATGTTTTCAAAAAGCTCTAACTCGGATGACAAACATGTAACGTTTGAGTAACGAGTAAAAATTCACAGGTAGCAGAACTGGGTGAAATTTCACTCAACCGGTTCAGTCGATGTGTGACTATTCGTTGCGCCACAGCCCGCTAGCTCCGGAAATGCTCCGGTTTACGGACTGTCGTCAAAGATTTCGTTCGGGTTACGGCGGCGAAATCCCTTTATCCGCTTAGGCAGCAGCGATGAAAATGCTGTGCTAGATTCTCAGTAATGTGATGCGTAGCACAGTTACCCGAATTGCTGGAAGGCTTCGGTAACGTTGCACGCCCAGACCAATGGGGGTCTGCGGTGAAACTGCGCATCGGACCGCAAGCCAGTCGGGAGGACTGAACAGGTGTCACAACGAAGCGTGGGAATGCCGGATCATGAGTTATCGAAGAGCAGAGGACCGGAACAACCTCAGTAGTAAGTACTCATCACATGCTTTTCTACCTTCTCAAAAGAGCCGCCACCTATGTGGTCATGATTTTTCTGACCACATCTGCCGCTTTTTCTGGCCACCGCTTACTTCAAGCCCGGTAAGGACATGGAGAGCCGCAGTCCGCGGCCTAGTCAAGAACAAATTGACAACTCCTTGGCACTACTGGGGTTAGACCCGCATCGTTCAGCCTGGGACAAATACGTCGACTGGTTAGGCGGCATCTTCACTCGTTGGGATTGGGGACGCAGCCC from Renibacterium salmoninarum ATCC 33209 includes:
- a CDS encoding PLP-dependent aminotransferase family protein, with the translated sequence MLENVTHTMEPADSLTDLFSRRAANIKQSAVRDVFEISMQPGLISLAGGNPYLQSLPLEKLGQTAAKIIADQGLEALQYGGGQGTRELREQICEVMAAEGIIDADPDNVVVTAGSQSAQDVAAKVFCDPGDVILVEDPTYVGALNTFEAYEVEVVPVAVDGDGLVPSSLRENLTRLQAAGKKVKFLYTIPNFNNPSGAMLTEERRQEIIDICREAHVLIVEDNPYGLLKFDGEPLAPLRARDAHNVLYLGSFSKIFAPGLRIGWALVPTELKQRFYLASEAVTLCPPSFNQMLVSAYLRDYDWKGQIEQYRSLYRERCETMLEALEEHMPAGVQWNRPAGGFFIWLTLPEGIDTYPLLHEGIEAGVVFVPGAAFTGTEQSNSLRLAFSAVNSESIREGVRRLAPVLAAAIARG
- a CDS encoding MFS transporter, which codes for MQSAGHDLGSALTFAIALNLGAVGGSLISAPLADRFGPMRVAAVTAACAAVALLLLLLNPPTAVVYALFVVAGIGTHGTQCLLLAAIATHYPSRLRGTALGWALGIGRIGAVAAPQIGGLTIGPQPGCEFELRSLRIRRGSSFNRADISACEVWATN